The following proteins are co-located in the Silene latifolia isolate original U9 population chromosome 1, ASM4854445v1, whole genome shotgun sequence genome:
- the LOC141643215 gene encoding uncharacterized protein LOC141643215: METKVKTNNINNVQDSLGDRWHFLNNNDLHEGGRIWILWDPTVFHVNLLMKDMQGIHVVVVHLMTGFSWTSSLVYGFNKDSERIGLWQSLYSCKATVTGPWLIMGDFNNVLYAGERIGSDVTLAETRDFQNCVDTCGLYDLVTQGAYFTWNNKQEESHRVFSRIDRVLANDQWLNHGPSGIASFLPEGLFDHSPCIISLWEDSVRSNYCFKYFNMWGQDDRFKETVLTIWHQQIKGCKMFQVAKKLKLLKHPLRKLNREGFGDILNTTKVAQLVLEDLQNKLHQDPRNVSLQAEERAAAISFKELDKARNLFLNQKAKILWMKCNDENSHYFHSSIKARRAQNKVLTIKDHHGSICSDNQAIENAFLDYYTDLLGSSKAVVRVHLGVVRRGACITDDQAANLV, from the coding sequence ATGGAAACTAAAGTGAAGACTAACAATATCAATAATGTTCAAGATAGTTTAGGGGATAGGTGGCATTTCCTAAATAATAATGATCTTCATGAGGGGGGTAGGATCTGGATACTTTGGGACCCTACTGTCTTCCATGTTAATCTGCTGATGAAGGATATGCAAGGGATTCATGTGGTTGTGGTACATCTAATGACTGGATTCTCATGGACTTCTTCTTTAGTCTATGGGTTTAATAAGGATAGTGAGAGAATAGGGCTTTGGCAATCTCTATATTCTTGCAAAGCTACTGTTACTGGTCCTTGGCTCATTATGGGTGACTTCAACAATGTTTTATATGCTGGGGAAAGGATTGGGTCTGATGTTACTCTAGCTGAGACCCGTGATTTTCAAAATTGTGTTGATACTTGTGGGTTATATGATCTGGTTACTCAAGGTGCCTACTTCACCTGGAACAACAAACAGGAGGAGAGTCATAGGGTTTTTAGTAGAATTGACAGGGTCCTTGCTAATGATCAATGGCTGAATCATGGGCCTTCAGGGATTGCCTCTTTCCTTCCTGAGGGTCTCTTTGATCATAGCCCTTGCATTATTTCTCTTTGGGAGGATTCTGTTAGATCTAACTATTGCtttaaatacttcaatatgtggggtcAGGATGATAGGTTCAAAGAGACTGTTCTTACAATTTGGCATCAACAGATTAAGGGGTGCAAAATGTTCCAAGTGGCTAAGAAGCTCAAATTACTCAAACACCCTCTCAGGAAGCTGAACAGAGAGGGTTTTGGGGATATCCTTAACACCACTAAGGTTGCTCAGTTAGTGCTTGAGGACCTTCAAAATAAACTTCACCAGGATCCCAGGAATGTCAGCCTTCAAGCAGAGGAAAGGGCTGCAGCTATTTCCTTCAAAGAATTAGATAAAGCTAGAAATTTGTTCCTTAACCAGAAGGCCAAAATTCTTTGGATGAAATGCAATGATGAGAACTCTCATTACTTTCATAGCTCCATCAAAGCTAGGAGAGCACAAAATAAGGTCTTAACCATCAAGGATCATCATGGTTCTATCTGCTCTGACAATCAAGCCATTGAGAATGCCTTCCTTGATTATTACACTGATCTGCTAGGTAGCTCAAAAGCTGTTGTCAGGGTTCACCTTGGGGTTGTGAGGAGAGGTGCTTGCATTACTGATGACCAGGCTGCCAATTTAGTTTAG
- the LOC141643226 gene encoding uncharacterized protein LOC141643226, with protein sequence MGTREKASWIPFVWNRVCLPKVNFINWLSAQNRLLTKVRLLKFGVISDGVCCLCANAQESQQHLFFDCHFSAQCLSLVRHWLGVTWSFQSLDCILRKRFKSLLQKQVLMASFACLVYLIWLSRNTAKHDSMIPRPAKILLQLQSMIKFRVHALETQATLRTRDWLSDRGLLTS encoded by the coding sequence ATGGGTACCAGAGAAAAGGCTAGTTGGATACCCTTTGTTTGGAACCGTGTATGTCTCCCTAAGGTCAATTTCATTAATTGGCTATCTGCTCAGAATAGACTTCTCACTAAGGTCAGATTACTGAAGTTTGGAGTAATTTCTGATGGTGTCTGTTGCCTCTGTGCGAATGCTCAGGAGTCCCAACAACATCTTTTCTTTGATTGTCATTTCAGTGCCCAATGTTTGAGTCTGGTTAGACATTGGCTGGGTGTGACCTGGTCTTTTCAGTCCTTGGATTGCATTCTGCGTAAACGCTTTAAGAGTTTACTGCAGAAGCAGGTCTTAATGGCCAGTTTTGCATGCTTGGTGTACCTAATTTGGCTGAGCAGGAACACGGCTAAACATGACAGTATGATCCCTCGTCCTGCAAAGATTCTTCTGCAACTTCAGAGTATGATTAAATTCAGAGTGCATGCTTTGGAGACTCAGGCTACTCTAAGAACCCGTGATTGGTTAAGTGATAGAGGCTTGCTTACTTCCTAA